Proteins encoded together in one Bos indicus isolate NIAB-ARS_2022 breed Sahiwal x Tharparkar chromosome 3, NIAB-ARS_B.indTharparkar_mat_pri_1.0, whole genome shotgun sequence window:
- the SV2A gene encoding synaptic vesicle glycoprotein 2A translates to MEEGFRDRAAFIRGAKDIAKEVKKHATKKVVKGLDRVQDEYSRRSYSRFEEEDDDDDFPAPADGYYRGEGAQDEEEGGASSDATEGHDEDDEIYEGEYQGIPRAESGGKGERMADGAPLAGVRGGLGDGEGPPGGRGEAQRRKEREELAQQYEAILRECGHGRFQWTLYFVLGLALMADGVEVFVVGFVLPSAEKDMCLSDSNKGMLGLIVYLGMMVGAFLWGGLADRLGRRQCLLISLSVNSVFAFFSSFVQGYGTFLFCRLLSGVGIGGSIPIVFSYFSEFLAQEKRGEHLSWLCMFWMIGGVYAAAMAWAIIPHYGWSFQMGSAYQFHSWRVFVLVCAFPSVFAIGALTTQPESPRFFLENGKHDEAWMVLKQVHDTNMRAKGHPERVFSVTHIKTIHQEDELIEIQSDTGAWYQRWGVRALSLGGQVWGNFLSCFGPEYRRITLMMMGVWFTMSFSYYGLTVWFPDMIRHLQAVDYAARTKVFPGERVEHVTFNFTLENQIHRGGQYFNDKFIGLRLKSVSFEDSLFEECYFEDVTSSNTFFRNCTFINTVFYNTDLFEYKFVNSRLVNSTFLHNKEGCPLDVTGTGEGAYMVYFVSFLGTLAVLPGNIVSALLMDKIGRLRMLAGSSVMSCVSCFFLSFGNSESAMIALLCLFGGVSIASWNALDVLTVELYPSDKRTTAFGFLNALCKLAAVLGISIFTSFVGITKAAPILFASAALALGSSLALKLPETRGQVLQ, encoded by the exons ATGGAAGAGGGCTTCAGAGACCGGGCAGCTTTCATCCGTGGGGCCAAAGACATTGCCAAGGAAGTCAAGAAGCATGCAACCAAGAAGGTGGTGAAGGGCCTGGACAGAGTCCAGGATGAATATTCCCGGAGATCCTACTCCCGCTTTGAGGAGGAGGACGATGATGATGACTTCCCCGCCCCTGCTGATGGCTATTACCGCGGGGAAGGGGCCCAGGATGAGGAGGAAGGCGGCGCATCTAGTGATGCCACCGAGGGCCACGACGAGGATGATGAGATCTACGAGGGGGAATATCAGGGCATCCCCCGGGCAGAGTCTGGGGGCAAAGGCGAGCGGATGGCAGATGGGGCACCCCTGGCTGGAGTGAGGGGGGGCTTGGGTGATGGGGAGGGTCCCCCGGGGGGGCGGGGAGAAGCGCAGCGGCGGAAAGAACGGGAAGAACTAGCCCAGCAGTATGAAGCCATCCTACGGGAGTGCGGCCATGGCCGCTTCCAGTGGACACTCTATTTCGTGCTTGGTCTGGCACTGATGGCCGATGGTGTTGAGGTCTTCGTGGTGGGCTTCGTGCTGCCCAGTGCTGAGAAAGACATGTGCCTGTCTGACTCCAACAAAGGCATGCTGG GCCTCATTGTCTACCTGGGCATGATGGTGGGAGCCTTCCTCTGGGGAGGGCTGGCTGATCGGCTGGGTCGAAGACAGTGTCTGCTCATCTCACTCTCAGTCAACAGTGTCTTCGCCTTTTTCTCATCTTTCGTCCAGGGTTATGGCACTTTCCTTTTCTGCCGTCTCCTTTCTGGGGTTGG GATCGGAGGGTCCATCCCCATCGTCTTCTCCTATTTCTCGGAGTTTCTGGCACAGGAGAAACGTGGGGAGCATTTGAGCTGGCTCTGCATGTTTTGGATGATTGGTGGAGTGTACGCAGCTGCTATGGCCTGGGCCATCATCCCCCACTATG GGTGGAGCTTTCAGATGGGGTCTGCTTACCAGTTCCACAGCTGGAGGGTCTTTGTCCTCGTCTGCGCTTTCCCTTCTGTGTTTGCCATTGGGGCTCTGACCACACAGCCTGAAAGCCCCCGTTTCTTCCTGGAG AATGGGAAGCATGATGAGGCCTGGATGGTACTGAAGCAGGTCCATGACACCAACATGCGAGCCAAGGGGCATCCTGAGCGAGTCTTCTCG GTAACCCACATTAAGACAATTCATCAGGAGGATGAGTTGATTGAGATCCAGTCTGACACAGGGGCCTGGTACCAGCGCTGGGGGGTCCGGGCCTTGAGCCTGGGAGGGCAG GTCTGGGGGAATTTCCTCTCTTGTTTTGGTCCAGAATACCGCCGCATCACTCTGATGATGATGGGTGTGTGGTTCACCATGTCATTCAG CTACTATGGCCTGACTGTCTGGTTTCCCGACATGATCCGCCATCTCCAAGCGGTGGACTATGCAGCCCGCACCAAAGTGTTCCCTGGGGAACGTGTGGAGCACGTGACTTTTAACTTCACCTTGGAGAATCAGATCCACCGAGGGGGACAGTACTTCAATGACAA GTTCATTGGGCTACGTCTGAAGTCAGTATCCTTTGAGGACTCCCTGTTTGAGGAGTGTTATTTCGAGGATGTCACATCCAGCAACACATTTTTCCGCAACTGCACGTTCATCAACACCGTGTTCTATAACACTG ACCTGTTTGAGTACAAGTTTGTGAACAGCCGTCTGGTGAACAGCACATTCCTGCACAACAAGGAGGGCTGCCCCCTGGACGTGACGGGGACGGGTGAAGGCGCCTACATGGTGTATTTTGTCAGCTTCTTGGGGACGCTGGCTGTGCTTCCTGGGAACATTGTGTCTGCTCTGCTCATGGACAAGATTGGCAGGCTCCGAATGCTTG CTGGCTCCAGCGtgatgtcctgtgtctcctgcttcttCCTGTCTTTCGGGAACAGTGAGTCCGCCATGATCGCTCTGCTCTGCCTTTTCGGGGGGGTCAGCATCGCATCCTGGAACGCGCTGGACGTGTTGACTGTTGAACTCTACCCCTCGGACAAGAG AACCACAGCCTTCGGCTTCCTGAATGCCCTGTGTAAGCTGGCAGCTGTGCTGGGGATCAGCATCTTCACGTCCTTTGTGGGAATCACCAAGGCTGCCCCCATCCTCTTTGCCTCCGCTGCCCTTGCCCTCGGGAGTTCTCTGGCCCTGAAGCTGCCCGAGACCCGGGGGCAGGTGCTGCAGTGA